The Natrinema amylolyticum genome includes the window CGGTCAGCATCGGTCTCTTCGCGGTCAGCGGCGTCTGGCCGCCGTTCGTCGCCGTCGAAAGCGGGAGCATGGAGCCGAACATGCAGAAGGGAGACATGATCTTCCTCGTCCAAGCGGACCGATTCGTCGGCGACGGCTCGGTCGCGGGGACGGGTATCGTGCCTACCGAACACAGTCGAGCGACCGGTCACGAGCGGTTCGGGGGAGCCGGCGACGTGATCGTGTACGCGCCGGACGGAAATCCGGCGGCGACACCGATCATCCATCGCGCCCGCTTTCGGGTCGAAGCGGGCGAAAACTGGGTGAGGAACGATGCCGATCCGGCGTACACGGGCGGTCGCTCCTGTGCGGAGATTCGGTCCTGTCCGGCGCCCCACGACGGGTTCATCACGAAAGGCGACGCGA containing:
- a CDS encoding S26 family signal peptidase, which produces MTDTGADGSPDGPERTEASARTGTDDEGSGPVRGVSNSDDEIAVLVRDVAIVVAVVATVSIGLFAVSGVWPPFVAVESGSMEPNMQKGDMIFLVQADRFVGDGSVAGTGIVPTEHSRATGHERFGGAGDVIVYAPDGNPAATPIIHRARFRVEAGENWVRNDADPAYTGGRSCAEIRSCPAPHDGFITKGDANDTYDQLDGEPETTVVRPDWIVGKAVVRIPWLGNIRLLFDSILGAGTLGLFATAGRSERSG